The following are encoded in a window of Bacillus sp. SORGH_AS_0510 genomic DNA:
- a CDS encoding YlaH-like family protein: MKSFSPSLRFFIQLTNDIETGVFLQYLFIVILSVIVYRLGFAKKLPLLKNIVIYISLCIGCVFMLFFSYALPIAEGLGAAALLLVIYKIRLHQSKKHQAEAK, from the coding sequence TTGAAATCCTTCTCCCCAAGTTTGAGATTTTTTATTCAGTTGACAAATGATATAGAAACAGGTGTATTCCTACAATATTTATTCATTGTTATTTTGTCAGTGATTGTTTACCGGTTAGGATTTGCAAAAAAACTGCCTCTTTTGAAAAACATAGTAATTTATATCAGCCTCTGTATTGGATGCGTATTTATGTTATTTTTTTCATATGCCCTTCCAATTGCTGAAGGGTTAGGTGCAGCTGCATTATTGTTGGTTATTTATAAAATCCGACTGCACCAATCAAAAAAGCATCAAGCTGAAGCGAAATAA